AGCGAGGCCACCGCCGTTCCGAGGAACACCCCCAGGAACGACGGCCGGAGGATGGTGACGTTGATGGACTGCATCGCGCGCATGCCCTGTTCCGGTGGGAGCCGGGCGAGGGCCTTCATGATGACTGCGGAGAACGCGAAGAACAGCCCCGCCATGAGGCCCGCCCCGAGCGCGGTGAGAAAGGTCAAGGTCAGCAGCATCTGGAGTCTCCGGGCAGGGAAGGGGAAACCTTTGCAGGCGTTGCTCAGGCGGACAGCGCGACCGACCTGCCGATGTACTTCGCGCTCTCCGCTGCCTCAACGAGGAAGCGGCCGACACTCCTCCGGGAGATGCTGAACTCGCGGGCCTCCCCCGTCGGTGACGCGAAAGGCGCACCGGGCCCGGCTCCGTCCGTCAGCCCGACGGGCTGCGCCAGCACCCAGTCGAGGCCGCTCTCGCGCACCGCTCGCTCCTGCTGCTCGGTGTCGGCAATCTGCGGCTTCAGGAGCAGCGAGAACAGCAGCCTCCACTTGAGCGGCAGCCTGCCCCGCGTCTCACCCACGCCGTAGGTGGTCTGGACCACCAGCTTGCGCACGCCGTGCTGCTTCATCGCCGCGATGACGTTCCGCGTTCCCTGCGAGCGCACGTCGAGCGGCGTGTTCGCGCTGCCCCGCATCCGGACGAGCATGGCGTTCTCGGTGATGCCCAGGGTGACGATGACCGCGTCCTGCCCTCGCACCGCGCGCTCGACGTCAGCGGGCTTCGTCGCGTCCCCCTGGAAGACCTTCAGGCGCTCCGACGTGACAGCGAGCGCATCCGGCCGCCGTGCGAACGCCGTCACCTCATGCCCCGCGGACAGCAGCTCCGCGACTGTCGCGCGCCCGGAACCGCCCGTTGCTCCAATGACCAGCACTCTCATGACCGCTCCCTCGGACCCGGCCCTCCGCCCATCGGAAGCGCGCCGGCCGATTCCACGTGTCCAAGATGTCTTCGGCAGTCTGTACTCTCAATGACTGGAAGTCGCTGTTTCATGCTCATTCGTCCAGAAGGCCTGGACGATGCATCATGCCGGCCTCATGCTGGGCCCATGAGGAACCCACCACTTCATGCGCCCGTGGACCCGCTGGGAGAAGCGCTCCACTTCCTGCGGATGACCGGCAGCTTCTACTGCCGCTCGGAGCTCACCGCGCCGTGGGGGTGCTCCATCCCGGCCATGCAGGACTGCTTGTGGTTCCACGTCGTGACGTCCGGCCGGGGCTGGCTCGACGTGCCGGGCAGCGAGCCCATCGAACTGCGGCCGGGGGACTTCGCGCTCGTACCTCATGGCGCGGGGCACCGTCTCTGGACCGACCCCCAGGCCGCCACGCCCAACGTCGTGGAGCTGCCGCAAGACATGGTCAGCGAGCGGTACTCCCTCCTGCGGTACGGCGGCGGCGGCGCTCCATGCACCCTCATCTGCGGTGCCGTGCGCTTCGACCATCCGGCCGCGCACCCCCTCCTCAAGCTCCTCCCTCGGGTCATCTCCCTGGACGCGTCCAGCTCGCCCCACCTGGACTGGATGGAGAGCACGCTGCGGCTCATGGCCGCCGAAGCGAGGGAGCTGCGCCCGGGAGGAGAGACGGTCATCACCCGCCTCGCGGACATCCTGGTCATCCAGGCCATCCGCTCGTGGATTCAGCGAGACCCCGCCGCACAGACTGGCTGGCTCGGCGCGCTCCAGGACCCGCAGATTGGCCGCGCCATCACGCTCATCCACCGCGACCCCTCGCGCGCATGGACTCTCGCCTCGCTCGCGTCCGAGGTCGCCATGTCACGCTCGGCCTTCGCGGCGCGCTTCACCGAGCTCGTCGGAGAGTCCGCCATGCACTACGTCGCGCGCTGGCGGATGCAGGTGGCGCACACCTGGCTCAAGGAGGACAAGCCCGCACTCGGAGAGCTCGCGAGCCGCCTCGGCTACCAGTCCGAGGCCGCCTTCAGCCGCGCGTTCAAGCGCTTCATGGGCATCTCCCCGGGCGCGGTGAAACGAAACCCGGACGCCGTGCGTCAGCAGGCCTGACCCCACCTCGCCAGGAGCGTCAGGCCGCGCCACAATCCGCCGTCCACGCCCAGGCCCACAACCACCCTGTTGCTGGAGACTTCATGTCCGAAACCTACGACTCCCACCGTGTCCAGGCGCTCGAAGCCCTCATTGCCCAGGAGCCACGCAAGGCATTCGGCATCTTCCGTGGGGCGCTGCGCTATCCCGGCGCGCCGGAGCTGAAGGACCGGGTCCGGTGGACCGAGGCCTGGGAGGTCTTCGCCCGCATCGCGGCGGCCATCTCCAGCGAGGAGCTCGCGGCCATCGTTCGCAAGGCCGCGCAGGACCCGGATGACGTCCAGGCCCTCTATGACCTGGGCTTCCAGCTCATCGAGCAGTCGCTCCACGACCTCGCGGCCACGGTGCTCGCGCGCGCCCACGCGTGCCTGCCGGGCCATGTCGGCATCCTCGAGGAGCTCAGCTCCGCGCTGGAGGGCATGGACGCCCACTCGGAGGCCGCGCGCTTCCTGCAGGCCGCGCCGGAACTGGTGCAGGAGCACGCCATGCTCCGCTACCTGTACGCCTTCAACTCAATCATGTCGGGCGACCTGGACACTCCCCGTCAGCTCCTGCCTCGGCTCGCGGTGCTGTGCACGCCCACCGAGGAGACTCCGCCAGACAAGGCCCAGCTCTTCGAGACGCTCGTGGGACGCATCCGCGAGTTCCTCGCGCGCGCCGATGCCGTCCGCGCTGTCTCGCCCCTGGACGACCAGGATCTGCGCGGCTGGCAGTTCGTCATCACCGGCAGCGTGCTGCTCCGGCTGTCCCCGTACGGCTTCGACGAGGGCATGAACGGGCGTTACGCCTATCTCCAGGACTCCGAGCACAGCTGCCTGGAGGGCATCCGGTGCGTGGAGGCCGTCCTCGCGCATACCGACCGCAGGCCGCCGCGCGTCTTCATCCTCCCGGACCGGGACAGCGCCATCCTCGGGCACGCCACCGCGCGGGTGCTGGGCCTGCCCGCCGAGCCCTGGCCGGAGCACGGCAGCGACGCACCCGGACTGGTGGTGGCCTATGACCTGAGCATGCTGGAGCCCGAGCTGACGGCCCAGTTCCGGCGGCACCGGCCCGGGCAGCTGCTCTGGAGCCATGCCGTGCCGTGGACGGAGTCGCCTCCCTTCTCTCCGGACCTGACGACGCTGCTCTACCAGATGAACACGTCCCCCTGGGGCGCGCGGCTGCGCGTGGTGCCCGACACGCAGCAGACGGAGAAGGCAGCTCCCGAGGAGGGCTCCGTGGAGTCCCTGGCCGCACGGCTCGCGTCCATGAAGCTGGAGGCGGAGGCGCTGAAGGACCTGCCCGAGCTGCTGCGCCTGCTGGGGGCCATGGCCTCGGTGCAGGGGGCCGCGGTCGGTGGGCTGTTCCGTGAGTCGGGCCTCCGTCGCCGGCACTTCAGTGACTCGCCGGTGAAGAGCAGTCGCTTCCTCTGAAGCGGTTCGTCACTTCGCGGGGGGCGGGCGCTTGGCCGCGGCGCGGCGCCGCTTCGGGGGCAGCTTCACCTCGTCGCTCCGGCAGACCCGCACGCGCAGGAAGCGCTGGAGCTGGGACAGCGCCTCGTCGTGGTCGTGGTCGCTCTCCGCGGCGCAGCAGTCGCTCAGCACGGTGAGCTTGTACTCGTGCATGTGCGCGTCGTGGGCGGTGAAGAAGATGCAGAGGTTGGTGGCCATGCCCGCGAGGATGAGCTTCTTCGTGCCCAGGTGCTCCAGCAGCGGCACCAGCGAGGTGGCGAAGAAGGCCGAGTGCTTGGGCTTGAGGATGAAGTAGTCATCCGCGACGGGCTTGAGGGCGCGGGCGACGTCGCGGCCCCGGATGCCCGGGCGCGTGCAGTGCTTGTAGATGTCGCTGAAGTTGCTGCGCCAGTAGCCGAAGTTGTCGTTGACGTAGATGACCGGCACGCCGCTGCGACGCATGCGGGCGGCGAAGGGGCCCAGCCGCTCCACCATCCGCAGGGCCCAGGGCAGGACGTTCTCTCCGCCGGGAAAGTCCAGGTCGTTGATGACGTCGATGATGAGCAGCGCAGTGTCGGAGCGCTTGCCGCGTGCCTTCGCCTGCTTCGTCACGTCCACCTCATGTGGGGAGGCTCTCGGAGCAAGGGGCAGTCATCACGTCCGGAGGACCGTGTCGAGGGACACCTTCCCGGGCCGCACCTGGAACCGCTCGAAGAGCCTGGCGAAAGTCTCCTGGGAGACGCCCAGGCGCTCGAGCCAGAGGCGGAAGTACCGGTCCAGCGCCTCGCGCCGGGGATGCGCCTTCCGGTGGTGCAGCAGGAAGTCCTTGTAGTTCTGCACCTTGTCCGCGCGCAGCATGTCGGCCACGTCCGGGAGCGGACCGAGCGCAATCTCGTCGGTCGAAGTCACCGTGCGCTGCGACAGGTACGCGTTGGCGATGTTGCGGTACTCCATCGCGAGCGCCAGCACCTGGGGGCTGTCGGTCAGCTCGTGGAGCCGGGGGAAGCTCTCCGCGAGGTCGCCGTCGGCCTGGACGAGCGGGTGCAGGCACCAGGCGCGCTTCGCCGCATCGCTGGCCTCGAAGTGCCGGAGCACCCCGAGCCCCTCGTCGATGTGGCTCATGTAGTCGACGCCACTGCGCACCGCCTGTCGGGACCCGTAGTGCCGCTCGATGGCGCGGTACTCCCGCGTCGTGGTGAATCGCCCCGAGACGACGTAGGGCACCCCACGCTTCGTGAAGTACGCCTCCAGGTCGCAGTCGGGGGCCGTGACGAAGGGGACGTCGGTCTCCGCGAGGTAGCGGGACAGGTGGCCCTGCCCGCGGTGGGACGCCAGCACGTAGACGGACTGGCGGAGCGTTCCTTCCGCGTCATGGGTCGTCGTTCTCGCGCCCCAGGCTGCGCCGCGCCCGTCCGTGAGGGGCGTGACGACGCCCGTCCACGTGTAGCCGTCCATCAGCCCCTGCATGGCTCGACGCTCGAAGTAACGTGAGGCCCCCTCGACGTCCGGGGCATCCATGTCGAAGCGGGGCGCGTTGGCGGTCATGACTCCGCGAGCATACCCGGTGCTCGCGCGGGGCCCGGCTCCGGGGTGGACTCCTTCTGTTTCTGGGCGAGCGCCTGGGCCTTCAGCCCCTCCATGTCGGGGACGAAGGGGCGCTCGGGCACGACGCGGGCCCGGCGGATGCGGTCCATCCGGAAGATGCGCGCGGCGGACTTCTCCACGTCGCGTGCCAGCACGTACCAGACGGGCGCCTCGACGAGCAGCCCGTGCGGCTCCACCAGCCGGCGCGTCGCATTGCCGTGCCGGTCCCGGTAGTCGAAGGACAGGCACACCTTCTCTCGGAAGGCGCGCTCGAAGACCGCGAGCAGTTCCTCCGGCGGCACGCCCACCTCCGCCAGCACCCGGGCGCTCGCGGGCCGCCCCACCACCACGCGGCGGCACAGCTCACGCATGCCCCGGGCCCGCTCGCGGGGCACGCTGGCGAAGAGCTTCTGGAGCCCCGAGCGCGCGGCGCTCCCCCAGGGCAGCGTGCTGCCGGCCGACGACAGGTTCGCCGCCAGCCACAGCGCCACCACCTCCTCCAGCGACAGGTGCACCGCCGTCAGGCCTCTGTCCCGCTCCAGCCGCACGCCTCCGCCCGGCCCCGAGTCGCTGCTGATGGGCACGCCCTCTTCCCGCAGTGTCGCCAGGTCCCGGTGGACGGTGCGGACGCTCACCTCCAGGGCCGCCGCGATTTCCGCGACGGTGGTGGACTCGTGGGCCCGGAGGAAGTCCTGCAGCCGCATGACTCGGGTGACTCGTGCCATTGGTGACAGTTTCTGTCAGGGATGGGGCGTACTCCAAGCGTCATGGTGCGCGAGGCCGCGCACCCCATGCACCGAGGAGACCGCCATGCTGAAGGGACCTGCTGGAGCGCTGCACGTCGACGACGGAGGGAAGGGTGGGGTGCCGGTGGTGTTCGTCCACGCGAGCTGCGGGAACACCACGCACTGGGCCGCGCAGCTCGCCCATCTGAGGAAGCGCCGGCGGGCGGTGGCGCTCGACCTCCGGGGCCACGGGAAGTCCACGCTCGACGGTGGCGGCCCCATCTCCGTGGAGGACTTCGCGGCCGATGTCGACGCGGTGGTGGACGGGCTCGGCCTCCAACGCTTCGTCCTGGTCGGCCACAGCCTGGGCGGCGCCGTCACCACGGCCTACGCGGCCGCGCACCCGGACCGTGTCGTGGGCCTGTTCCTGCTCGACCCGGCCTCGGACGGGCGCGTCATTCCGGCCGAGCAGGCCGCGGGGCTGATGCAGGCGCTCTCCACGGACGCCTGGGGCGCCGTCATCGCGGAGTACTGGGCGCCGATGCTCGCCCCCTCGCGGCCCGAGGTCCGCGAGCGCGTGCTGTCCGACCTGCGGGCCACGTCGCAGGTGGGCGCGAGCGCGGGACTGGGCTCGCTGCTGACCTTCGACCCTGTCACCGCGCTCCGTCGCTACAAGGGGCCACGACTCACGGTGGTGACGGCGTTCAACCAGGAGCCCAACTCCTACCAGAGGCTCGTCCCCGAGCTTCCGTCCATGCAGGTGGACGGCACGGGGCACTGGGTGCAGCTGGACGCGCCGGACGCGGTGAACACGCTGCTGGACGGGTTCCTCTCCTCCACGACGTGATAGGTACGGGGCCGTGCCCCGGCCCAAGCTGCACAGCGACGAAGCCATCCTCGATGCCGCCATGGAGGTGCTGCTGCGTCGCGGGCCGGGCGAGTTCACCCTGAACGACGTGGCCGTCGAGCTGGGCATGTCCCGCGCCGCCCTCATCCAGCGCTTCAAGAACAAGGACACGCTGTACCGGCGGGCCATGGAGCGCTCCGGTGAGCAGCGCCGCGACTACCTCGCCTCCATGCCCGTGGAGGTCGGCGCGCCGGGGCTGTGGCGCTTCCTCACGGACATCGTCGCGGGCATGGGCTCGGGCGAGGGGCTCGAAGGCCACCTGCTCCTCGGCTGGCAGGACCTGCGCGACACCACGCTGAGGCGCATGGCCCTCGAGCGCAACCTCATGGTCCGCGACGCCATCGCCGCGAGGCTCCCCGAGAGCGCCGAGCGGGACGCGGTGGCCGCGGTGCTCCAGGACGTCATCGTCGGCGCGACAATGCAGTGGATGGTGGAGCGGCAGCCTCCGCTCACCCGCTACGTGCTGGAGCGCCTGCGCAGGGTGCTCCGCCTGATGTTCCCCAAGGAGTCCTTCGAGCTTCCGAAGTCCTGAGCCCGCTTCCCCGGGCAGCAGGGCACTTTCATTCAGGGACTTGTTTATAACCGTCGCGTCGGTTATTAATTCACCCATGAAAGGGGAGCCTGCATGACTGAGCGAATCCTCGAGACCCGCGGCATCCGGCTGTGCACCGAGGCCTTCGGTTCGCCCACGGACCCGCCCATCCTCCTGGTCATGGGCGCCGTCTCGTCGATGAAGTGGTGGCCTGACCCGCTCGTCGAGCGGCTGGTCGCGGCGGGGCGGTACGTCATCCGCCATGACCATCGCGACACGGGCCGCTCCACGACCTGGCCGCTGGGGGCCCGGGGCTACTCCGTCGATGACCTCGCCGACGACCTCCTCGCCGTGCTGGACGGCTACGGGCTCGCGCGGGCCCATCTCGTGGGGATGTCGCTCGGAGGGATGCTCTCGCAAATCGTGGCGCTGAAGGCGCCCGAGCGCGTCCTCTCCCTCACGCTCATCAGCGCGGAGTTCCTCGGCGACCTGGGCGTCGAGCCTCCGCCGCTCTCCCCGGCGCTGCTGGCGCACTTCGGCACGGTGGCCACGCTCGACTGGAGCAACGAGGCCGCGGTCCTCGACTTCATGGTGGAGGCGGGGCGGCTGAATGCCAGCGGGCGCAGGCCCTATGACGCGGCCTTCGCTCGCCGCGTGGCGGCGGAGGAGTTCCGGCGCTCGTCCAGCCTCCAGAGCATGATGAACCACGCGACGCTCACGGGCGGCGAGCAGTGGTATGGCCGGAGCCACGAGCTCCGGGCGCCGCTGCTCGTCATCCACGGCGCGCTGGACCCCGTCGTCCCCTACGTGCATGGCGTGGCCCTGGCCCGAGCCGTCCCGGGCGCGCGGCTGGTGACGCTCGAGGACGCGGGGCACGAGCTGCACGAGGCGGACTGGCCCACCCTCGCCGGGGCCATCACCGCCCATACCGCCGCCGCGCGCTGAGCACGGGGCCGGCGCCTCTGGCACAGTGGCGGCATGGGGCCCCTGTTCGCCTACAGCCTCGTGCCCGTCCTCTCGGTCGCGCTGCTGCTGTACTTCACCGCCGCGCTCCGGGGCCTCAATGCCCGGGGGCTGACGCTCTACTGCCTGGCCACCGCCGTGTGGAGCGGCGCGCTGCTGCTGCTGTGCTTCCCCTCCGTGGCCTGGGTGGGAGAGCGCTTCGCCGCCATCGGCGCATTCATCTCCGCCACCTACCTCCACGCCGCCTATGACGTGACACGCCAGCGCTCCTACCGGCTGGTGAAGCTGGCCTACGCGGTGGCGGTGGTGGTGACGTGCATCGGCATCTTCGTCCCCCACATCCTCCATGGGCCGCTGGCCATGCGGCGCGGCCCGCTGTTCTGGCCCGCCATGGTGCTGGCCGTGGCCGCGGCGGCCGTGCCGCTGGCGCACCTGGCGCGCTCCTACCAGCACGAATCCCCCGAGCGCCGGCCGCTGCTGCGCAGCCTGGGCATCGCCGGCGCGCTGGCGTACGTGGGCAGCATCAGCAACGCACTGTTGCTGTCGGGCGGCTATGCGCTGCCCTTCGGCATGTACCTGGTGCTGGCCGCGCTGCTGGTGCTGGTCCACGTCATCAACGCGCACCAGGCGCCCGGAGACCGCAGGCTGCTGGAGCGCAGCCTCGTGTACTCGGCGATGGCGGCGGTGCTGTCCGCGGGCTTCCTCTTCGGTGTGCTGACGCTCCTGGCCGGCAGCGGCCAGCCCTTCCTCGTCGAGTACCGCGTGGGCGCCTTCTTCCTGCTGGCCCTGGCGGCGCTCGCCTTCGAGCCGGTGCGCCAGGGCCTCCAGGAGTGGCTGGGCCGCCGGCTCCTCAAGGGGCGCGCCAGCGGCAGCGAGCTGGCCGCCGCGCTCGCCGCCCAGGAGGCCCGCGCCGACCAGGCCGCCAGGCTGGCCGAACTGGGCCAGTTCGCCTCCGCCGTGGCCCACGAAGTCCGCAACCCCCTGGGCGTGCTCGCCGCGCACCTCAAGCTGCTGGAGCGCCGGGGCGGGGACCCGGACTCCGTGGCCGCCATGCGCGAGCAGATAGAGCGCGCCAGCCACTTCGTGGACGAGCTGCTGCGCTATGGCCGGCCCCGCCCGCTGGAGCTGCGCCGCGTGGATGTGCCTGCCAGTCTTGCTTTGTCATACTCCACCGCGCGTCAGGGGTTGGGCGCACTCGCCCCGGAGGTGGCTTTCGACCTGCCCGGAAGCGAGGCATTGGAGGTGGAGGCGGACCAGGCCCAGCTCACCCAGGCGTTTGTCATTCTTCTGGAGAATGCCTTGCTCGCGTTGAGGGAGGTGTCCGCCCCCACGCTGCGGGTGCGGTGCGAGCGCGGCGAGAAGACGCTGCGGGTGCGGGTGGAGGACAGCGGGCCGGGCATCCCCCCGGAGCTGCTTCCCCGGCTGTTCCAGCCCTTCGTGACGGGGCGCAAGCGCGAGGGCCCCCGGCCGGGCACCGGGCTGGGGCTCGCGATTGCGCGAGGCATCATCGAACGTCATGGAGGCAACATTCGCGCGGGGCGCTCGGAGGCATTGGGGGGCGCCTGCTTCGAATTGGAGCTTCCCCTGACGCAGCCCGCCTCGCTGGCCGCCGCGACCTCCTAACGTCCCGGAGCTGCAAGGGATTACGCTGTTCAACCAGACGCCGTCACACCCCCGTCACGCCCGGGTGACTACGACAGCAGTACGGGGGGTTCGATGGATTCCAGATAAGAATTCCCACCCTCCGCGTCTACTGGTTGGAACGGAGGGGGCCCGTGAGAGCAAGAGCGCGACTGGCGATTGTGAAGTCCCCGCTGGGGGGAGAGTTCGAAGCCTTCGCCTGGCGGATCCAGCCCACCCTTTTCGCGGTGCTGGGAAAGTACTGCGGTGGCCAGGAACAGGACATCGAGGACCTGGTGCATGACGTGCTGCTCCGGGCGCTGCTGCGCTGGGAGCAGCTGAAGCACCTGGACGAGGACGCGCAGCGGGCGTGGACGGCGCGGGTGGCCAGCAACTGCTTCCTGGACCGGTGTCGCCGCAAGAGCAGCGAGGCCACCCGGATGGAGTCGCTGCTGCGCCTGCACGAGCTGGCGGAGCAGTACGACGACTCGTGGGAGCCGGAGCTGTGGGAGTACGTCGGGCCGGAGGACCTGCTCACGGCCGTGGAGCGGCTGAGCACGCCGAAGCTGCGGCGGACGTTCGAGCTGTACCTGCAGGGCCTGTCGTACGCGGAGATTGGCCGGGACACGGGCGAGAAGGCGGGCACGGTGGGGGCGCGGCTGACGCGTGCGCGCAAGGAGCTCCGCGCGCTGCTGCGCGAGCCCGCGGAGCGGCGGCGGCGGGAGCAGATGCGATGAACCCCGAGGACCCATGCCGCGAGCTGCCGCGCTTCCTCGACGGGGAGATGTCCCCCGAGGAGCAGGGCCGGTTCCGGGAGCACCTGGGGACGTGTGACGACTGCGCGCAGGAGTTCCGCGACGCGCTGCAGGTGGAGCTGCTGGGGCAGATGACGATGGAGGAGGGGCCCATCCGCCCGCGCAGGCCGGCGCGGAGGCCCCATTGGTGGAGCGGGCGGTGGCGGGACTGGCGGGCGTGGCTGGCGGGCGTGGGGGTGTTGGTGGTGGGGCTGGTGACGCTGTGGCTCGCGCCGCGGGTGGGAGGCGGGGACGCGGGCGGGGCGGAGTGGCTCGTCGCGGAGGCGAGCCGGCCCCTGGAGGCCCGGTTGACCTATGACGTGGTGGACCGGCACTACCGGCGCTTCGTGCCCGTCCGGAGCGGGGCCGAGGGGGGGACTCCCGGCCGCGCGAAGGCGCCGCCGCTGCAGGAGCTGTCGCGGATGGATGCCCGGAAGGACTTCCACGGCATCGCCACCGCGTACGTGATGCACGGCGCGCTGGGGCAGGCCCGGGCCTACCTGGAGCGCATGTCCGCCTCGGCGGACCGGGACTGTGACCTGGCGGTGGTGGCGCTGGAGCAGGCCCTGCTGGAGAAGCCCACGGAGGTGAACGGCGCGCAGCTCAAGCAGTCCTACCTGGATGAGGCGCTGGAGCTGCTGGAGGGGGTGCTGCACGGCAATCCACGCCACCCGCAGGCGCTGTGGAACCGGGCGCTGGTGCTGAGGGAGATGGGGCTGACGCTGCTGGCGGCGGAGTCGTTCGACGCGGTGGCGAGGCAGGCGGAGGCGGGCTGGAGCGACGAGGCGTGGACCCAGGCGCGGATGCTGCGCGAGGACACGCTGGCGCGCGGGCGCGACTGGAAGGACGCCTATGCGGCGACGCAGGACCTGATGACGGACCCGGGCGCGCGGCTGCCGCTGGATGAGGCAGCGCAGCACCCGGGCATCGTCCGGCTGGCCTTCTATGACGCGGTGAGGACGGCGACGTCACGCGAGGGCGTGGAGCGGCTGCTGCCGCTGGCCCAGGCGCTGGACTCGAAATACGGAGGCAGCGTCCTGCGCGACTACGTCGAGCGCGTGGCGGAGCGGGACTTCGGCAGCCGTGCTCCGGTGGCGCGGCGCTACGTGAAGCTCGTCCGGGAGGAGCTGCCCTCGAGCGCGGAGGTGATGGAGGAGCTGCGGCGCTCGGGGGAGGAGGACATCTACCTGGGAGCGCTCGTGTTCGCGAGCTTCGACGGGCCGGTGGACGTGGAGGCCCTGGCGCGACTCGCCGAGGCCCAGGGCGACCCGTGGATGCGCCTGATTGCCGCGCGCGAGCAGGCCGCGAGCGCGGAGCGGGAGGGTGCCTGGTGGAAGGCGGAGCAGCAGCTGCAGGAGGCGCTGAAGACGTGCCTGGGCTCGTCCCTCGTCTACCGCTGCCTGGACCTGGAGTGGAGGCTCTCCTACCTGTATCTGAAGCTGCACCGCCCCGCGGACGCGCTCGGGTACGCGTGGAGCGGCTGGAGCCGCGCGAAGGCCGCGCGGGACTGGAGCTTCGAGCAGCAGTTCCTCCAGGGGCTGGCGGACGTCGCGCGCTACCAGCATGCCTTCGCGAGTGCGCGTGCGTACCTCGAGGAGTCACTGGCGCGGATGCCGGAGGACTGCGCGCAGCGCACGCACGTCTTCCAGGTCCTGGCCGCGGTGGAGTGGCAGCGCTTCCGGCCGGACAGCGCCCGGCGCGAGCTGGACCGGGCCCTGGCCTGTGAGCGGACCGTGGGGATGAATGGCACGTTCGTGCTGTCGCACC
Above is a window of Pyxidicoccus xibeiensis DNA encoding:
- a CDS encoding NAD(P)-dependent oxidoreductase; the protein is MRVLVIGATGGSGRATVAELLSAGHEVTAFARRPDALAVTSERLKVFQGDATKPADVERAVRGQDAVIVTLGITENAMLVRMRGSANTPLDVRSQGTRNVIAAMKQHGVRKLVVQTTYGVGETRGRLPLKWRLLFSLLLKPQIADTEQQERAVRESGLDWVLAQPVGLTDGAGPGAPFASPTGEAREFSISRRSVGRFLVEAAESAKYIGRSVALSA
- a CDS encoding AraC family transcriptional regulator; the encoded protein is MRNPPLHAPVDPLGEALHFLRMTGSFYCRSELTAPWGCSIPAMQDCLWFHVVTSGRGWLDVPGSEPIELRPGDFALVPHGAGHRLWTDPQAATPNVVELPQDMVSERYSLLRYGGGGAPCTLICGAVRFDHPAAHPLLKLLPRVISLDASSSPHLDWMESTLRLMAAEARELRPGGETVITRLADILVIQAIRSWIQRDPAAQTGWLGALQDPQIGRAITLIHRDPSRAWTLASLASEVAMSRSAFAARFTELVGESAMHYVARWRMQVAHTWLKEDKPALGELASRLGYQSEAAFSRAFKRFMGISPGAVKRNPDAVRQQA
- a CDS encoding tetratricopeptide repeat protein, coding for MSETYDSHRVQALEALIAQEPRKAFGIFRGALRYPGAPELKDRVRWTEAWEVFARIAAAISSEELAAIVRKAAQDPDDVQALYDLGFQLIEQSLHDLAATVLARAHACLPGHVGILEELSSALEGMDAHSEAARFLQAAPELVQEHAMLRYLYAFNSIMSGDLDTPRQLLPRLAVLCTPTEETPPDKAQLFETLVGRIREFLARADAVRAVSPLDDQDLRGWQFVITGSVLLRLSPYGFDEGMNGRYAYLQDSEHSCLEGIRCVEAVLAHTDRRPPRVFILPDRDSAILGHATARVLGLPAEPWPEHGSDAPGLVVAYDLSMLEPELTAQFRRHRPGQLLWSHAVPWTESPPFSPDLTTLLYQMNTSPWGARLRVVPDTQQTEKAAPEEGSVESLAARLASMKLEAEALKDLPELLRLLGAMASVQGAAVGGLFRESGLRRRHFSDSPVKSSRFL
- a CDS encoding cysteine hydrolase family protein produces the protein MTKQAKARGKRSDTALLIIDVINDLDFPGGENVLPWALRMVERLGPFAARMRRSGVPVIYVNDNFGYWRSNFSDIYKHCTRPGIRGRDVARALKPVADDYFILKPKHSAFFATSLVPLLEHLGTKKLILAGMATNLCIFFTAHDAHMHEYKLTVLSDCCAAESDHDHDEALSQLQRFLRVRVCRSDEVKLPPKRRRAAAKRPPPAK
- a CDS encoding helix-turn-helix transcriptional regulator; this translates as MRLQDFLRAHESTTVAEIAAALEVSVRTVHRDLATLREEGVPISSDSGPGGGVRLERDRGLTAVHLSLEEVVALWLAANLSSAGSTLPWGSAARSGLQKLFASVPRERARGMRELCRRVVVGRPASARVLAEVGVPPEELLAVFERAFREKVCLSFDYRDRHGNATRRLVEPHGLLVEAPVWYVLARDVEKSAARIFRMDRIRRARVVPERPFVPDMEGLKAQALAQKQKESTPEPGPARAPGMLAES
- a CDS encoding alpha/beta fold hydrolase, with product MLKGPAGALHVDDGGKGGVPVVFVHASCGNTTHWAAQLAHLRKRRRAVALDLRGHGKSTLDGGGPISVEDFAADVDAVVDGLGLQRFVLVGHSLGGAVTTAYAAAHPDRVVGLFLLDPASDGRVIPAEQAAGLMQALSTDAWGAVIAEYWAPMLAPSRPEVRERVLSDLRATSQVGASAGLGSLLTFDPVTALRRYKGPRLTVVTAFNQEPNSYQRLVPELPSMQVDGTGHWVQLDAPDAVNTLLDGFLSSTT
- a CDS encoding TetR/AcrR family transcriptional regulator, with translation MPRPKLHSDEAILDAAMEVLLRRGPGEFTLNDVAVELGMSRAALIQRFKNKDTLYRRAMERSGEQRRDYLASMPVEVGAPGLWRFLTDIVAGMGSGEGLEGHLLLGWQDLRDTTLRRMALERNLMVRDAIAARLPESAERDAVAAVLQDVIVGATMQWMVERQPPLTRYVLERLRRVLRLMFPKESFELPKS
- a CDS encoding alpha/beta fold hydrolase; protein product: MTERILETRGIRLCTEAFGSPTDPPILLVMGAVSSMKWWPDPLVERLVAAGRYVIRHDHRDTGRSTTWPLGARGYSVDDLADDLLAVLDGYGLARAHLVGMSLGGMLSQIVALKAPERVLSLTLISAEFLGDLGVEPPPLSPALLAHFGTVATLDWSNEAAVLDFMVEAGRLNASGRRPYDAAFARRVAAEEFRRSSSLQSMMNHATLTGGEQWYGRSHELRAPLLVIHGALDPVVPYVHGVALARAVPGARLVTLEDAGHELHEADWPTLAGAITAHTAAAR
- a CDS encoding sensor histidine kinase, whose amino-acid sequence is MGPLFAYSLVPVLSVALLLYFTAALRGLNARGLTLYCLATAVWSGALLLLCFPSVAWVGERFAAIGAFISATYLHAAYDVTRQRSYRLVKLAYAVAVVVTCIGIFVPHILHGPLAMRRGPLFWPAMVLAVAAAAVPLAHLARSYQHESPERRPLLRSLGIAGALAYVGSISNALLLSGGYALPFGMYLVLAALLVLVHVINAHQAPGDRRLLERSLVYSAMAAVLSAGFLFGVLTLLAGSGQPFLVEYRVGAFFLLALAALAFEPVRQGLQEWLGRRLLKGRASGSELAAALAAQEARADQAARLAELGQFASAVAHEVRNPLGVLAAHLKLLERRGGDPDSVAAMREQIERASHFVDELLRYGRPRPLELRRVDVPASLALSYSTARQGLGALAPEVAFDLPGSEALEVEADQAQLTQAFVILLENALLALREVSAPTLRVRCERGEKTLRVRVEDSGPGIPPELLPRLFQPFVTGRKREGPRPGTGLGLAIARGIIERHGGNIRAGRSEALGGACFELELPLTQPASLAAATS
- a CDS encoding RNA polymerase sigma factor, with protein sequence MRARARLAIVKSPLGGEFEAFAWRIQPTLFAVLGKYCGGQEQDIEDLVHDVLLRALLRWEQLKHLDEDAQRAWTARVASNCFLDRCRRKSSEATRMESLLRLHELAEQYDDSWEPELWEYVGPEDLLTAVERLSTPKLRRTFELYLQGLSYAEIGRDTGEKAGTVGARLTRARKELRALLREPAERRRREQMR